The Sylvia atricapilla isolate bSylAtr1 chromosome 9, bSylAtr1.pri, whole genome shotgun sequence genomic sequence AAATCCAAAGTTCCtctttttaggggaaaaaaaaaaggcaggagctAGCATATCTGACTCTTGTGCTTTATAATGCTGAAGTTCCAACTATAAAAAGCACCTGGTGGGCTTTATGCTTTCAAGTAGTCTGTTACACAACTACTCTCAAAGCATTTTATCAACAAAACCTGAAGGGTAAATTTTTTTAGAGTTTTAACTTAAGCtctataattttttaaaattatattattgaattttttattaCCTGGAAAATAGGGCTTAGCattacttttctctttccacttggaaaaaaattatgggaACAGACAAACATGCTTACTACAGTCTGCACAATAATAATGGAATAAAATCCAACCCTGGACAACTGCACCACCTTTTTGTAAAATTTCTCATCTCACAACATTCAAACTCAAATTTTAGTGACAGACAATGATATTCCTACCCTCATGTCCCACCCTGTctagctgggtttttttcatttattacaaATGTGACATTGATCTTACCTAGATTATTCTAGTGAGCAAGGATCCTCCATCAAACTCCAAGAATTGTTTTCTTAATACAGCACTTACCCTCCACCTCAATGGGTTGATGTAGTGCTTCTTCTAAATCACTCAGATGCAAGCTGGATCTCTTGCATAATTGTATCTCCTGCATTACACTCAGCCTCTGTGTTCATCTAGAGCCTATTAAAGTCTTGCTGATAAATAAGGCAGATGGTATTATATGTACAGACACTTTCATATCTGAGACTACAAAATAATATCATCCAAGGAGACCACAGCATCAGCTAGGGGGAGGAAAAGCATTAGTCAAGCATCTTTGCTAGACTAAACAATTTTGAGAACATAGGCAAGCATTAGTATTTAGATTCAGTATGCACAAGGACTTTTCTTACGTTTTCGCAGCAAGACTCTAGAAATTTTGGGTAAACACatgagtttttaaaatcaaactaTTAGTCTGTTGGATAAAATCCCATTCTCAGGATGTTTTGTTTGTATCATCAGGCATCTTATTTAATGATGTTTATGCTGCATCCAAGTTTGCTGTGGAAGGATTCTGCGAGAGTTTAGCCATACAAGCACTCAAGTTCAAACTGCAGTAAGTATTGATCCACTGGTGTAAATGGCATTGATCCACTGGTGTAAATGGCATCGATCCACTGGTGTCAATCCTATTTTAGACAgcttaaaatatattcagaggtaggaagaaaatctttaaaacTTGCTGCTAAACAGACTGAGAAGCCCTTGAAAACTACAAAAGGCATAGGAATGCCCACACTCCTCGCAAtataaaagcagataaaaagaTCTTGATCAAATGAACTCATTCTCTTGAACAGTTAAAGGCCACTTTGCTTTGGATAAAATACAGTTCATGCAATGCTTCTGGAAGCAGACCCTTACATACAGTATCACAGGAATAAAATTGTAACCTTGACCTGTGGCCTTTCCCCTTAGAAAGGATGCTGGCCTTCTTCGGCAATTCATAAAAAGTTCAAGGGCTCATCAGAGACACTGAGCAAGTGCAAATCCATCAGAATGTTACACAGGGTGAGATACCTGTAATGAAGGGAGGTGGGAGGAAAGTCAGAAGTGTGGAGTACTATTCCTAATATCGTAGACAGTATTTAAGGGTATCTCTCATCTGTGAGACATCAGGTTTGATCTGTCACACGTATATTCACACCCATGTAATTCTGCTACTATTCTTCATGCAAACTCCAATAACTGGTAAATGTCCATTGCATCTCTGTGTGTCTAAGCATTTAGGCCttgtggaaaaagaagagacCTGCTGTTGTGGAATTTCAGAGATGGAACTGTGATTCTGCATATTGCTCTGCAAAGTTTGGGGggatttaaaacaaatgtaatgATACACAGGATATACCAGAATTCATAATGAGATTTCAAGAGTATAAGACATAGCAAAAAGGAGGTTATAAAAGGAAGCATAATAGGAAAAATTCAAGGTCTAATGGGAAGAATGACACAAGAGAAAAGGCTTTAATTCCAGCAGTAGCTGGAATTCAGCTGTGAATATCAATAGCTTGATTTAGTTCTAAAGAAGAGCCTTTAGAACATTCCCTGAAGAACTCAAGTCTAATAAGAGGCTAAATCCCACAGATTGTTTTGATAAACACATTGGCTGGGAGTTATTACTGCCTGAGAAAAGAACCAGGAAAAATCTGACCAGTAACTGTATTTCAGTGATTTGCTATAATCTGCTACTgggcaaaacaaaaattttcagatacagcagcagccagaatCTGTCCACCCACAGTAAAAATCTCTATTTTGTATTGTATTATTATATAGTGGTGGGATCTTAAATTATGTAACACTAAGAGCCTGACAAAGAAAATCCATGTTTGGCCAATTCCCCCATCTCTTTCAGCTATTTCTAGTACTACCATGAGAAACATAGAAACCTACGTAGGATTTGGTCTAGAAAGTAATGAATTCTTTTACCatccattatttttcttaatatctggTAAGTCCTTGTGAATAAACCACCCTTTGATTCCAGAGCTGCGAGACAGCAGGTAACAATTGCACTTACTTAATGTCATGAATTAACTTACAGCACTTGTCTGACAACTAAACTATACAAATTTCCACTGCTGTATATGGATGGGTaggaggagcaggacagcagTAATGCAGTATGGATTCCTTTACAGAAGGTACTGTTATATACTGTTTGCTAGTGCAAATCTTCAGTGTTCCTTTTGGAGAAGAATTAAGGGGTGTATTTTCCGTGGAGGACAGTCAACAATcagttaactttttttttttttttttttttttttttttaaaaggttaatttttatttaaccaGGCCCAGTGGTTACAGagtttgaaagaaaagtgtttgAAGATGGAATGAAAATGGATCTTTCAGCTGCAGATGAAGAAACAGCTGAGATGTTTACTAATATTTAcctaaaaaattacaaacaaattTTCCAGAGCCTGGGACAAAGTGCTGAAGATGTTGCAGAGGTAactcattaaatttttttttcctttgtagttTATGAATGCAGTGgttggttggtgggtttttccGGCAGAAGCattgaatttaattaaatataatacacacaattaaaaatttctttaaaaaaattcaaaagaaatttcagagTTTTAAGCAAAAGTCTACAAAATCCTAAAGCAATGTTCATTTTGAAGCATTGAAGACAACTATGAATTGTAATTTAAATACCACTGAGATATTATATGCCCTTTACATCCTCTGGTGAAGTCTGAATATTCTGCATTGTTCCCATACACCCACCCGGGGTTCCCAACCCTGGTAAAAGCTCTGTCCTTTCCATCTCACTCACAATCCCACCACTAAGGGAAGCTCACTCAGCCACCCCAGGCCACCAAGGCACAATAAAAGAAACACGGATGTTTCTGGTGTTTGGAGCTTCCTGCAGGAAGACAAGTTTAGGCAAGCTGTGGGAGGGGATGATGATTTCAGGTGTTTGCTGGTAAGGAATAGTTTCAGTGTCAACTGAACATTCCCAGATCTTGCTGCAAAAGGCACTGTCCTGATCCTTTCCCAGTGAACTGCAAAAGAGAGGATCTACCTACCGTGGGCATATTATAAGCCCATGATAATTTGGAAGACTACTCAGTTTTCCAAGGTGTCAGATGCTATCACCATGGCACAGAGAAACCGAGACAGAActaagaataaatgaaaaatacttcttatggcctttaaatatttcaagaagAATTTCTAATGATGTTCTAATAAAACTATATACAGAGTTTTATATGATTCTAGCACTTTATTCTTCTACTTTTCCACAGTTTAACTGAAAATTGGGATTTTACTTTACTATCTTGGTAAAGGTTCtctaaaaattctatttttccttctctacagcatacagtaaaaataattcttgcAGAAAATCCACCTTTTCGCCATCAGACCAACACCTTGTATACTCCAATGACAACTCTGAAGTATGCAGATCCAAATGGAGATCTACCCATTGACATATTCTACAAAATGGTTTTTCAGCATGACAAAATCTTCAGTGCAAGCCTCAACTTCATCAAATTGCTACGgtggagaagcagaaagagctTTGACCTGGGAAAACCCACACAATAAGTGTGAGATTATATAGTGCAAATTGGAATTACTTCTTGTAGCTACTCATGACACAGTATGTTGTTATTCAAATGCCTTTGCTCTGTAATTATGAAAAGGCATGCAAGATGTTTGTTTGAGCTTAGCTAAGATATATTCATTTCAATGTGTATCTCTTGAATGTTACAATTTGCAGAACCTTGCAATAAAAATCCTCTGACTATAGTTTTATTCTGTTTAGTATTTGCTTTTTCCGGAGATGTTTTCTTAGGAACATGAACACTGACTGATATTTGTGTATTCACTATTAACCTGACCCCCTTCCCTTGAATATAATACACACTGAGAGGTGTACAGTATGCAAACTATTTAGATTCTTAGTatgataaaaatacatttttacttaATAGAATAGAATCAGTATAGTAATTCCTCAATCACAACAGCATTCTCATTTCCAGAAATCAGATCTATCTATCAGCAACATAAGAGAAAGTCTCATCAATCTTAAAATGTAACAAGTagaatatttattattcatctatactaataataatattttgaatGCTTCCTTTATATGAAATGGTTACTAGCATATTGCATAGTTAGTGAacaataaaatgttatttaaagcATCTTAAAAATCTTCTTACTCTCTGGGTACtactttttgaaaacaaatcatTGTCAGTAACAAGAAATCTCAATCCACTAAATATCTTCAGTATCTGATACAGAGCCCTCTTGTTCCAAGCTATCCTAGTAAGTGTGTGTTAAAACAAAGTTCTACCATGTAGAGCAGGTCTTTTCCCTTGCTGTTTCTCAGTCTGGTCCTGCAAGTGGGCTGAGGCCAGGCAGGGTGCCCGGGCTGCAGTGGTattcctgcctggcactgctgttcTGCCTGGCACTGCTTGTTTTATCTGGCACTGCTGGTCCTGTCTGGCACTGCTGttctgcctggcactgctgttcctgcctggcactgctggttTTATCTGGCACTGCTGGTCCTGtctggcactgctggccctgctgttCCTATCTGGCCCTGCTGGTCCTGTCTGGCACTGCTGgtcctgcctggcactgctggttTTGTCGGGCACTGCTGgtcctgcctggccctgctgttcctatctggcactgctggccctgtctggcactgctggcactctctggcactgctggcactgtctggcactgctggcactctctggcactgctggcactgtcTGGCACTGCTGgtcctgcctggccctgctgttCCTCTCTGGCACTGCTGGTCCTGACCTCCAGCCCTGCCGGTGCTGCCCCGCACTGGGGCAAAGGCCGGGAGTCCCTGGGGCCTCGGTTTCTCAGCACATTCCAGCAGCTGTCTTTGTTTCacccacagagcccagctgcagctcactCACCATGCAGGAACTGTCCTACTCTCTCCTTCAATACTGTCCCAGTAAGCCAACTGATTCAGTGCTGGGACTTGCAgcggccctgccctgcctctcccCAAAGGAGCTCAAACCTGCAGGTACCAGAATTGACACTGCAGCTAAAGCACTGCAGCTAAAGCAGGGCTTGCTCTGCAGTTGTGACCCTTTTGGTGGGGGCCCAAGGTGCAGGGGCGTGCAGGCAGGGGACTGAGGGGACAAGAGGGGAcatctgcagcagcccctgtgcaCAGCTGGAAGCCCCAAGTACATTTCTAACTCACACCCCCTGCAAACACACCGGGTGCCTGGAGTCCAGCATAAACGGGCAGAGAGGCAGATGGCACAGAGGTGAGAAGAACAGCGAGGccaaaaaggagaaggaaggaattaaatgtcagcagagtgctgctgaggctgaaggGAGCCTGGCAACTCGCGCCGCTGCAGCCCCAGATCCCATCGCCACCTACTGAGAGTCAGAACAGGGAACTGGACAGAGACACCCACAGAAGGGCCGGGTCTGTCAGGACCCCCAGTGTCCCTCAGCGGTGGTTGTCTCTGGCTGCATTCCCGGGCAGGGTTTTCCTTTGCACACAGCAAGGCAAGATCAGAGCTGTGGGTTTAACGGGCCTTACACAAACACTATCGTGGTCTGGCTAATTCTGTCTCGTACAACCCTCACACTACGGGTTATGGAGTgagtgaaagcagaaaatacagtaCATAGTAAAATACATAGATGGCTGCCGAGAAAAACTAGCCCTGCCTGCAAGTCGTGAATAATCTGCGGATGAAGCACCGAGCCCGTCCGGCTTCGGGGCCAAGCTTGCCGGGGCTGTCAGATGCCCTGCTACCGCCGGAACGGAGGGGAGGGCGCGAGGGGGCGGCTAAAGGAGGccccaccgccgccgccgccgccgcccgcacGTGGCGCCGCGGCCTTTCCGGCGCTCCCGGCGGCGGAAGCTGTTCCGGCTTCCGGCGGAAGCGCCGTCCCTCGCAGGCTCAGCCGGAGTCGGAGCGTTTCCGCCTCGCGGCCGCCGCACGGCCGGGGCCAGCCCAGCCGAGCCGCGCCGCGCGCGGGGCGTTCCGCCGCTCGCCTCCCCTCAGGCTGGTCATAAGGCAGCGGCGCCGGCGGCCGAAGGATGTGGCGGAGGCGGCAGTGGCAGGCGCCGCGGCCGAGGGAGCCCTGAGCCCGAGCAGCGCTttcccggccccgccgccaccCCCCCCGGCCCGGCAGCGACCCCCGGGtccggcccccgccgccccccgcccctccTCGACGTCgccccccgcggccccgcccgctCCCGCCGGGTCCCCGCGCCCTGGAGCCCGCCGCGGGCGCTGAGCGCAGCCCGTGAGCCGAGCGCAGCCAGGATGGCCTCGTCGTCCGGCAACGACGACGACCTCaccatccccagggctgccatCAACAAGATGATCAAAGAGACGCTGCCCAACGTCCGCGTGGCGAACGACGCCCGGGAGCTGGTGGTCAACTGCTGCACTGAATTCATCCACCTCATCTCCTCCGAGGCCAACGAGATCTGCAACAAATCGGAGAAGAAAACTATCTCCCCGGAGCACGTCATACAAGGTGAGGTTCCGCGGGCGCTGTGCCGCTGCCGGCTCGGGCACCTGTGAGCCGCTCCTGTCCCGCTGCCGCCTTTTCCTCTCCGGTTTCTTGTGGCTACGTGGAGCACAAAAGGCAGGGGCTCGTAAGGGTGTGGAGGAGAAGCGTGTGTTGTCCAGCTTGCCAGTCGCACTGCGAGAGAGGTTGTCTTTGTGTGCttagagctgctgctggctgtgctcaggacCAGCTCTGGTTTTGTGCTTCAGAGAAGCCTGTGATGCTCTGAGTGAAGTCACCGAATCTCTTCCTCGTACCTGTGAAACGAGTTCTGCTTTTTCGAATGGCTATGCAGCGTGTTTTAAGATTCTGAATGTAGTAAATGTCTTTCTTGTTGGAGATTGATTATGTGGGGCCCAGGCTTTATTCCATGCTAGTCTTGTCTGGAATCTCTAAAGGCTGTATTTCTTTTGGGCTTTACAGTGTCATTGTTTAATGTTGGATCTTCGTATCTGTTGCAGAAAGCATTTAAGCGTGCCCTATGCCCTTGTATCTTTCTGTGCTGTTGACTTGCACTTCTGCTTGCTTGAATAAGAGGCGAGTTCTCTGTCTcgtttgttttttctttaaattctgtCGCAAATAAGGAGTTTTATTGCCTCATCCTGAAGTCTGCATTAGGCATCTTTTGTCAGaattaatttgctttgctttttaagcCAGGGTTGTTGAAACCAGTGTCTGCTGCAAACAAATTAATAGCAGCAGTAAAAGAGTACTTCACTCGATTGCCTAGTAGAGATATTAACAGCAGCATTGTAGTAGAGCTGTTTTCAGGGCTGTGATGGTATCCAGTTAGTTTAAAAATGTTGTCATTGCATGATTTTTTTAGCAATATTTGCGTTTTGaaggaacaacaacaaaatggtTTGCTTGAAATTTATTAGCTTGCTCACCAGAAGAGGTTCAAGTACTTGACTGGGTCATGAACAGCAAAAGAAAGTATGCAGCATTTATGAGCTTtaatgttaaataaaatatatgtaagCTTGAAAGTTTAGCAAAGTAGGTCCATCACAGAAGCCTAGGttgtaaaataaaacctgtgcttgcaaaataaaacctggaAGCATACTTTAGGTGTGGTGCTCTTTAATACATGGATAGTTTCTTCAAGTCACCACAAAAAACGTTTGAGGTTAGTTCTTAACATGGGAAGAGACATGATCTTTAAGGCTGAGGGCAATAAAGGGTTTATGTATGAAACTATTTTGTGCCCAGTAGTGGTGGTCCATAGAAAAGGTTTCACCTGTCGCTGTCCTAGGCTTAGTCTGGgttttttggaaaagaaattgaaactAAAGTGAGCGTGCATAACATCAGCAGATGGTCCCATGCCAAGTATCTTCCTGGGTTCTATGTCCTTGTGTTATCACATCTTAGAGTTAGAAAAAGTTACTTTCAAATTAAAGCTCTACTTTCTAATAAAACATTGCAATGTATCCATTTTGGTCATGTTCTAGAGGTGGAATGGATTTTCTGTTGTGCTTGTGTTTAAGGAAGCTGTAATTGCTGTTAGCTGCTTTCAGATGCTGGTCAGTTGGCAGCTGATCCCTCTGTGAGGTTTGAGGGTTTTGGTTGCCAGTTTTAGAAGCAGtcattgtgtgtgtgtatgtgtaggTAGAGTATGTCAGCATTTTCATCCAACTTCATCCATTCTAGATACTTGCTATTTTGAATGCCTCTTAATGCAGCTTCAAGGCAATGATGCTATTAAATGAGGCAGTTAAAATCTGTTTGTTGTGGTCATCCATggatctttttccttctgaatgcTTGGAAGTCGAATGAGGCTAATGGCCATCACATCACACCTGGTCCAGCGTGAGCTCAAGGTGCTGCCAAGAGGAGTCTTCTCATACCCTCTGAGAGCTGCATCTGGCAATTGTAGATACAACTGCCCCTGTGGCTTTTGAGAATTTAGGGCAGAGCAGGGTTTCCTCTCAGGTGAGTTTGCTGGCTGACTGGGGCTGTAAACAGGAAGTTCTTAGCTTGGGAGCAAGAAGCAGGAAGGGTATTTTGCTGGGccaggaggaggggaagaggcaCTCTGCACTTGGTGACACTCTGCATTGGCCTGTGCTAGGGGTGAGGTGAAGCTGTGCTTTGTCCCTGTGCTTGGGTGTTTGGCACAGAGGTGCTTGGGACTCCCCTTCCTCGGCTGCACTGTTAAAGGGCTTGTGTGGCTGTGTGCTGAGTAAGAACTCTCTCTCTACCCTTGCGTTATGCTTCAGATAGATGAGgtccttgctgtgttttttttttttgtggtagcACTGGCACAGTGCTGTCAACAGCAtagggaagggaaagcagaggctgCTTGCATCCCATCAGAGATCTGATTGGATAAATGTTCTCAGACTATGCCAACACTCACTGCTGGTAACAAAATGCAAGACAGCTTTCTTGGAGAGTACCCAAAGGCATCAAGGATATGTAATAGTTGTAAGTGGAGATCTCCATGT encodes the following:
- the LOC136364981 gene encoding LOW QUALITY PROTEIN: retinol dehydrogenase 8-like (The sequence of the model RefSeq protein was modified relative to this genomic sequence to represent the inferred CDS: substituted 1 base at 1 genomic stop codon), whose product is MARRNVLITGCSSGIGLALAVKMAKDEQKRFKVFATMRNLAKKQPLEEAAGHRLGKTLEIKQLDVCDEQSIKTCVNSIPDRRIDVLGNNAGMGLIGPIECQTIEEMKTVMDTNFFGLVRLLKEILPDMKRRKSGHIVIISSVMGIQGILFNDVYAASKFAVEGFCESLAIQALKFKLQLIFIXPGPVVTEFERKVFEDGMKMDLSAADEETAEMFTNIYLKNYKQIFQSLGQSAEDVAEHTVKIILAENPPFRHQTNTLYTPMTTLKYADPNGDLPIDIFYKMVFQHDKIFSASLNFIKLLRWRSRKSFDLGKPTQ